The Celeribacter marinus genome window below encodes:
- the hisH gene encoding imidazole glycerol phosphate synthase subunit HisH: MLTALVDYDSGNLHSAHKAFERMANERGAGTIVVTSEADVVAKADRIVLPGDGAFPACKAHLFDRSGLFEAIEEAVTVKARPFMGICIGMQMMATRGHEYTQTAGFDWISGDVVKIAPSDATLKVPHMGWNDLMIDHPHAVLDGVETGDHAYFVHSYHFKVAKDTERLAHVDYAGDITAIVGRDTMIGFQFHPEKSQRAGLRIISNFLGWAP; encoded by the coding sequence ATGCTCACGGCCCTTGTAGATTACGACAGCGGAAACTTGCACTCGGCGCATAAGGCGTTCGAGCGCATGGCGAATGAGCGGGGTGCGGGTACAATTGTGGTGACGTCCGAGGCCGATGTTGTAGCCAAGGCAGACCGTATTGTTCTGCCCGGTGATGGCGCGTTTCCCGCGTGCAAAGCACATCTATTTGACCGCTCAGGCCTGTTTGAAGCCATTGAAGAGGCCGTGACGGTCAAGGCGCGCCCCTTTATGGGGATTTGTATCGGCATGCAGATGATGGCGACACGCGGCCATGAATACACCCAAACCGCAGGGTTCGACTGGATTAGCGGCGATGTGGTTAAAATCGCGCCCTCAGACGCAACGCTCAAGGTGCCGCACATGGGCTGGAACGACCTGATGATCGATCACCCACATGCTGTTTTAGACGGTGTGGAGACAGGCGATCACGCCTATTTCGTGCATTCCTACCACTTCAAAGTGGCCAAAGACACCGAGCGACTGGCGCATGTTGATTACGCGGGCGATATCACCGCTATCGTCGGGCGTGACACTATGATCGGATTTCAATTTCATCCCGAGAAAAGCCAGCGGGCAGGATTGCGCATCATCTCCAACTTCCTCGGTTGGGCACCGTAG
- a CDS encoding DUF2147 domain-containing protein → MKTLLASAVMALGLAAPTVAADAVEGTWQTQVDDGAYAYVTIAPCGSNFCGTISRTFNSDGEYNSPNKGKQIVRDMAPKGDGKFEGKVWRPSNDKIYIGKLDQSGDRIKLKGCVAGGMLCSSQTWARIQ, encoded by the coding sequence ATGAAAACACTACTAGCATCCGCCGTTATGGCACTTGGACTTGCGGCGCCGACAGTTGCGGCTGACGCGGTCGAGGGCACGTGGCAAACGCAAGTTGACGATGGCGCCTATGCCTATGTCACAATCGCCCCGTGTGGGTCGAACTTTTGCGGCACCATTTCACGCACGTTCAATTCGGACGGCGAGTATAATTCACCCAATAAGGGCAAGCAGATTGTCCGCGATATGGCCCCCAAAGGCGACGGCAAGTTCGAGGGCAAAGTGTGGCGTCCGTCCAACGATAAGATTTACATCGGCAAATTGGACCAGTCAGGCGACCGGATCAAGCTCAAGGGCTGTGTGGCCGGCGGCATGCTATGTTCGTCGCAAACATGGGCACGTATTCAATAA
- the hisA gene encoding 1-(5-phosphoribosyl)-5-[(5-phosphoribosylamino)methylideneamino]imidazole-4-carboxamide isomerase, translated as MILYPAIDLKDGNAVRLYKGEMDQATVFNDNPAAQAMEFVNAGCEWLHLVDLNGAFAGEPVNAAPVEEILKQCKVPAQLGGGIRDMATIERWLDKGLQRVILGTVAVENPDLVREAARAFPGHVAVGIDARKGMVATKGWAEETNVTATDLAKSFEDAGVAAIIYTDINRDGAMQGPNVEETAALARAVSIPVIASGGVSSIADLQALKSCGASLDGAISGRALYDGAIDLAEALKVLKG; from the coding sequence ATGATCCTCTACCCTGCAATCGACCTCAAAGATGGCAACGCCGTGCGGCTCTATAAGGGCGAAATGGATCAAGCAACGGTGTTCAATGACAACCCCGCAGCCCAAGCGATGGAGTTCGTCAATGCGGGGTGTGAGTGGCTGCACCTTGTCGATTTGAACGGCGCATTTGCGGGCGAGCCGGTGAATGCCGCCCCCGTCGAAGAGATATTGAAACAGTGCAAAGTGCCCGCACAACTCGGCGGCGGCATCCGTGACATGGCCACTATTGAACGCTGGCTCGACAAAGGATTGCAACGCGTGATCCTTGGCACCGTAGCCGTTGAAAACCCCGATCTGGTGCGCGAGGCCGCGCGGGCCTTTCCAGGTCATGTGGCCGTGGGCATTGATGCGCGCAAAGGCATGGTGGCGACCAAAGGCTGGGCAGAGGAAACCAACGTGACCGCCACCGATCTGGCGAAATCATTCGAGGACGCAGGCGTGGCCGCTATCATCTACACCGACATTAACCGCGATGGCGCGATGCAAGGCCCCAACGTCGAAGAGACCGCCGCCCTCGCCCGCGCCGTATCCATCCCCGTGATAGCATCGGGTGGCGTGTCGTCGATTGCCGACCTGCAAGCCCTCAAATCATGCGGCGCATCGCTCGACGGTGCCATCTCGGGCCGTGCGCTCTATGACGGCGCGATCGATCTGGCCGAGGCGCTTAAGGTGCTGAAAGGCTGA
- a CDS encoding DUF2867 domain-containing protein, whose translation MSKTYKMTHPDASHLWPLVRQGDFIDGYATTSDLSPQEALDIGLAMPKWADALLRLRNIIVRPLGLKTGTAADGRDAIFPIHYTSETEIIIGTDDTHLNFRISVMRQNDHIHMATWVHRNNWIGRVYLILVMPFHIAIVRNAMRQIAKASTIASHPQAQ comes from the coding sequence ATGTCAAAAACGTACAAAATGACCCATCCTGATGCTTCACACCTGTGGCCACTGGTCCGACAGGGCGATTTCATTGACGGCTACGCCACCACGTCAGACCTTTCGCCACAAGAGGCCCTCGACATCGGGCTAGCCATGCCCAAATGGGCCGATGCATTGCTTCGGTTGCGCAATATCATCGTGCGCCCGCTTGGCCTCAAAACGGGGACTGCGGCGGACGGGCGCGATGCCATTTTCCCTATTCACTATACAAGCGAAACCGAGATCATCATCGGCACCGACGACACCCACCTGAACTTTCGCATTAGCGTCATGCGCCAGAATGATCACATCCACATGGCCACATGGGTTCACCGCAACAACTGGATCGGGCGGGTCTATCTCATCCTCGTCATGCCCTTTCATATCGCCATCGTGCGCAACGCGATGCGCCAGATTGCCAAGGCCTCCACGATTGCATCACACCCACAGGCACAGTAA
- the hisF gene encoding imidazole glycerol phosphate synthase subunit HisF, with the protein MLKTRIIPCLDVADGRVVKGVNFVDLIDAGDPVESARAYDLAGADELCFLDIHATHENRGTMYDLATRTAEQCFMPLTIGGGVRTTEDVRNLLLAGADKVSFNSAAVADPDVIARAADRFGSQCIVCAIDAKTTEWDADGAPTKWTIFTHGGRKAALDADGTPIDAVEFAKLIEAKGAGEILLTSMDRDGTRAGFNLAMTRTIADAVKIPVIASGGVGTLDHLVEGVTKGHASAVLAASIFHFGDYTIQEAKEYMASQGIPMRLN; encoded by the coding sequence ATGCTCAAAACCCGTATCATCCCCTGTCTCGACGTGGCCGATGGCCGCGTGGTCAAAGGTGTCAACTTTGTCGATTTGATCGACGCGGGCGACCCCGTGGAAAGTGCGCGGGCCTATGATTTGGCGGGCGCGGACGAGTTGTGTTTTCTCGACATTCACGCCACCCATGAAAACCGTGGCACCATGTATGATCTGGCCACGCGCACGGCCGAGCAATGTTTCATGCCCCTCACAATCGGCGGCGGCGTGCGCACCACCGAGGACGTGCGCAATCTGTTGCTCGCGGGCGCGGATAAAGTCTCGTTCAACTCGGCGGCGGTGGCCGATCCCGATGTGATTGCGCGCGCCGCTGACCGGTTCGGGTCGCAATGCATCGTCTGTGCGATTGATGCAAAAACCACCGAATGGGATGCAGATGGCGCGCCGACCAAATGGACCATCTTCACCCACGGCGGACGCAAAGCGGCACTTGATGCGGATGGCACGCCAATTGATGCAGTGGAATTTGCCAAACTGATAGAGGCCAAAGGTGCGGGTGAAATCTTACTCACCTCAATGGACCGTGACGGCACGCGGGCGGGGTTCAACCTCGCTATGACGCGCACCATCGCGGACGCGGTGAAAATCCCCGTAATCGCGAGCGGCGGGGTCGGCACCCTTGATCATCTCGTTGAGGGTGTCACCAAAGGCCACGCAAGCGCCGTTCTGGCCGCGTCGATCTTTCACTTTGGCGACTACACCATTCAGGAGGCCAAGGAATATATGGCGTCCCAAGGCATCCCCATGCGGCTCAATTGA
- a CDS encoding phosphoribosyl-ATP diphosphatase, whose product MSDILKDLAATIQSRKGADPDSSWTAKLLSKGPEKCAEKFGEEAIEAIIAAAKDDRENLTYEAADVLYHLLVMLAARNVALEDVLDELARRQGVSGIEEKAGR is encoded by the coding sequence ATGTCCGACATTCTCAAAGACCTCGCCGCCACGATCCAGTCGCGCAAAGGGGCCGACCCCGATAGCTCATGGACCGCGAAACTGCTGTCCAAGGGACCGGAAAAATGTGCGGAGAAGTTTGGCGAAGAGGCCATTGAGGCCATCATCGCCGCCGCCAAAGACGACCGCGAGAACCTGACCTACGAGGCGGCGGACGTACTCTACCACCTGCTCGTCATGCTCGCCGCCCGCAATGTGGCGCTTGAGGACGTTCTGGATGAACTCGCACGGCGCCAAGGCGTGTCAGGGATTGAGGAAAAGGCGGGGCGGTAG
- a CDS encoding AbiH family protein, with translation MKLFIVGNGFDLNFGLPTRLADFGAHLQSDEQDVFSTLSGVHGLIAKNGDVSDLTEWNYLETRMANFDESFIIDQASYSFDRQEVYPPPSDDFWAYAADHFDDMVNPVIHELPWLVRKWALSIDIFDTSNERMEAYEEFGRRHQAAAFITFNYTRVLEDICQLQHVHHVHGEAEAGDVVLGHSTEFVRRVGKPGDIDEISELYPGFESYNHHFRKRQDELFKGVSDFASRLELDRRVDEVIVCGHSIGEADRKYFLMVSHLIPAATWTFTPLGGSGGKDHENIASLTSDPSFCSGNCNLRNLADIIGE, from the coding sequence TTGAAGTTATTTATAGTGGGAAATGGTTTTGATCTGAACTTTGGGCTGCCAACAAGGCTGGCCGATTTTGGAGCGCATTTACAATCAGATGAACAAGATGTCTTCTCCACTCTAAGTGGCGTGCATGGATTGATTGCCAAGAATGGCGACGTAAGCGACCTGACGGAATGGAACTATTTAGAAACAAGGATGGCCAATTTTGATGAAAGCTTCATAATCGACCAGGCTTCGTATAGCTTTGATCGGCAAGAGGTTTACCCCCCGCCCAGCGATGATTTTTGGGCATATGCAGCGGATCATTTCGACGACATGGTAAATCCGGTAATCCACGAGTTGCCTTGGCTTGTCCGAAAATGGGCATTGAGCATAGACATTTTCGACACTTCAAACGAACGCATGGAGGCATATGAAGAATTTGGCCGACGGCACCAAGCTGCAGCGTTTATAACGTTCAATTATACAAGGGTTTTAGAGGATATATGTCAGTTACAGCATGTCCACCATGTTCACGGCGAAGCCGAAGCTGGTGATGTCGTTCTTGGCCATAGCACCGAGTTTGTTCGACGTGTAGGTAAACCCGGAGACATAGATGAAATTAGCGAGCTTTACCCCGGATTTGAAAGCTACAACCATCACTTCAGGAAGCGTCAGGACGAACTATTCAAGGGTGTTTCTGATTTCGCTTCCAGACTTGAGCTTGATCGTCGTGTTGATGAGGTAATTGTGTGCGGCCACTCAATAGGCGAGGCTGACCGAAAATATTTCCTAATGGTCTCTCACCTTATTCCAGCCGCTACTTGGACATTCACTCCGTTAGGCGGAAGCGGAGGTAAGGATCATGAAAATATTGCAAGCTTAACTTCCGATCCAAGTTTTTGTTCGGGCAACTGCAACCTGAGAAACCTTGCAGACATCATCGGCGAGTAA
- a CDS encoding CoA-binding protein yields MSILHQPSDAQIATILTETRVIALVGASAHPKRPSNEVGHYLAARGYKVIPVNPGQAGKELFGQTCVATLADIDEPVDMVDIFRRSEEVLGVVEDALAHLRGLKAVWMQIGVINEKAAALAVAQGANVVMDRCPAIEIPRLGVGAVGVGMCGEGPV; encoded by the coding sequence ATGAGCATTCTTCATCAGCCCAGCGATGCGCAAATCGCCACCATCCTGACCGAGACCCGCGTGATCGCCCTTGTGGGGGCCTCCGCGCATCCCAAACGCCCCTCGAACGAGGTCGGGCACTACCTCGCCGCGCGCGGGTACAAGGTGATCCCCGTCAATCCGGGGCAAGCGGGCAAGGAGCTATTTGGTCAGACCTGTGTGGCGACACTTGCCGATATCGACGAGCCTGTGGATATGGTGGATATCTTTCGCCGCTCCGAGGAGGTTTTGGGCGTGGTCGAGGACGCGCTCGCCCATCTGCGCGGCCTCAAAGCCGTCTGGATGCAAATCGGCGTCATCAACGAAAAAGCCGCCGCTCTGGCCGTGGCCCAAGGCGCAAACGTGGTCATGGACCGCTGCCCCGCGATCGAGATCCCACGGTTGGGCGTGGGGGCTGTGGGGGTAGGGATGTGTGGCGAAGGTCCGGTTTGA
- the rlmB gene encoding 23S rRNA (guanosine(2251)-2'-O)-methyltransferase RlmB → MKKPKWVVEKEQGKRKAANETVWLFGLHAVRDALRNPAREKLRLVVTLNAFNKLEEDVAFAGIEPEMTDPRKFDVPIDAQSVHQGVALEVKPLTWGSLTEVCLGSGEGQPTVVLLDRVTDPHNVGAVLRSAEVFGAEAVIATARNSAPETGALAKTASGALERQPYLRVRNLSDTILQLQEMGFVVLGLDGEAETDLDEALADASGRAVALVMGAEGPGLREKTKETVDKLVKIPFARGFGSLNVSNATAIALYAASKR, encoded by the coding sequence ATGAAAAAGCCAAAGTGGGTCGTCGAAAAGGAACAGGGCAAGCGCAAGGCCGCGAATGAGACAGTGTGGCTGTTTGGCCTGCATGCGGTGCGCGATGCGTTGCGTAATCCTGCGCGTGAAAAACTGCGACTTGTGGTGACGCTCAACGCGTTCAACAAGCTCGAAGAGGACGTGGCATTCGCGGGTATTGAGCCTGAAATGACCGACCCGCGTAAATTTGACGTGCCGATTGATGCGCAGTCTGTTCACCAAGGTGTCGCACTTGAGGTCAAGCCGCTCACGTGGGGCTCGCTCACCGAAGTGTGCCTAGGCTCGGGTGAGGGACAGCCGACAGTGGTGTTGCTCGACCGCGTGACCGACCCGCATAACGTGGGCGCGGTGCTGCGCTCTGCCGAAGTGTTTGGCGCCGAGGCCGTGATCGCCACCGCCCGCAATTCCGCGCCCGAAACGGGGGCATTGGCCAAGACCGCCTCCGGCGCGCTTGAGCGTCAGCCATATTTGCGCGTGCGCAACCTGTCGGACACGATTTTGCAACTCCAAGAAATGGGATTTGTGGTGTTGGGTCTGGACGGTGAGGCAGAGACCGACCTTGATGAGGCTCTTGCGGACGCGTCAGGGCGCGCTGTCGCACTTGTGATGGGGGCCGAGGGGCCGGGGTTGCGCGAAAAGACCAAAGAGACCGTAGACAAGCTGGTTAAAATTCCGTTCGCGCGTGGCTTTGGTTCGCTCAATGTGTCCAACGCCACCGCAATCGCGCTTTATGCCGCGTCCAAACGCTAG